From a region of the [Eubacterium] eligens ATCC 27750 genome:
- a CDS encoding MATE family efflux transporter, whose amino-acid sequence MNQTYMKEQKILPLLLKMSLPMVISMMVNSLYNIVDSFFVAKISENAMTALSLVFPVQNLISSVMIGFAIGINAVISFFMGAQNQKQADKAASQGMLLSCIHAVVLTVICIAGMPVFLKMFTKDAEIVSLGLKYSNIAFAFSIMLGIELMFEKVFQAVGRMNASMVCLMTGCIVNIVLDPMMIFGIGPFPAMGIEGAALATGIGQTSAAVLYIIIYIVKPIPVKFRKSEMRIEGSMAKRLYSIGMPASLSLALPSILISVLNVILAAYSAVYVFVLGVYYKLQTFLYLPANGVVQGMRPLMGYNYGAGEHERVRKIYKTSMVLIFAIMAAGTILCLAIPGSLIGLFTSNPDTINAGETALRIISAGFIVSTVSVTSAGALEGLGKGFPSLIISVCRYVAVIIPVAFVMSRITGAVGVWHAFWITEVITSVISYIVYKKNVK is encoded by the coding sequence ATGAATCAGACATATATGAAGGAGCAGAAGATACTCCCATTGTTATTAAAAATGTCGCTTCCAATGGTAATATCAATGATGGTTAATTCATTGTACAACATTGTTGACAGCTTCTTTGTTGCCAAGATAAGTGAAAATGCGATGACAGCCTTGTCACTTGTCTTTCCTGTACAGAATCTTATAAGCTCGGTTATGATAGGATTTGCAATAGGAATTAATGCGGTCATATCATTTTTTATGGGTGCACAGAACCAGAAGCAGGCTGACAAGGCAGCTAGTCAGGGTATGCTCCTAAGCTGTATACACGCTGTTGTGCTTACAGTGATATGCATAGCAGGCATGCCGGTATTTTTAAAAATGTTTACAAAGGACGCAGAGATAGTTTCACTGGGACTTAAATATTCCAATATTGCATTTGCATTTTCAATAATGCTTGGAATTGAGCTTATGTTTGAAAAGGTGTTTCAGGCAGTTGGAAGAATGAATGCTTCTATGGTCTGCCTTATGACAGGCTGTATAGTTAATATTGTGCTTGACCCGATGATGATATTCGGAATCGGCCCATTTCCAGCAATGGGAATTGAGGGTGCTGCACTTGCGACAGGAATAGGTCAGACTTCGGCGGCTGTGCTCTATATAATAATATATATTGTTAAGCCTATTCCGGTTAAATTCAGAAAATCAGAGATGAGGATAGAAGGGTCAATGGCAAAGAGACTTTATTCTATAGGCATGCCGGCAAGCTTAAGCCTTGCACTTCCATCTATTCTTATATCAGTGCTTAATGTAATACTTGCAGCATACTCTGCTGTGTATGTATTCGTGCTTGGCGTATATTACAAGCTGCAGACATTCCTTTATCTTCCAGCCAACGGAGTTGTGCAGGGAATGAGACCACTTATGGGATATAATTACGGAGCAGGAGAGCATGAGAGAGTAAGAAAGATATATAAGACATCAATGGTACTTATATTTGCTATTATGGCAGCAGGTACAATTCTCTGTCTTGCAATACCGGGTTCACTTATCGGTCTGTTTACAAGTAATCCAGACACAATAAATGCAGGAGAGACAGCATTAAGAATCATAAGTGCCGGATTTATTGTATCAACTGTATCAGTTACTTCGGCGGGGGCACTTGAAGGACTTGGAAAAGGATTTCCATCACTTATCATATCTGTGTGCAGATATGTTGCGGTAATAATTCCGGTTGCATTCGTTATGTCAAGGATAACAGGTGCAGTTGGTGTATGGCATGCTTTTTGGATTACCGAAGTGATTACATCAGTAATTTCTTATATAGTATATAAGAAAAATGTAAAGTAA
- a CDS encoding ABC transporter permease family protein, whose protein sequence is MSVFEITFLSVRRRMPQIIKAACTTLAAVFFVTAVLIFQDNMYQWQMSSNKSRFGDWFLYEITSKEPNQSLSEHAYLNDPVKIMTSVSMFNSDWKRTGYIVGSFDKDFINQVRISLDEGRLPENDDEIAMDWNTLLSLGYTGEIGETVTIRYCEENSIYDESARQEKEFMLVGILANYTNIWKNGKNIPGAVVTPDALEIFNYKYRNVYFYSLNDSVKTSDYATVYKKIKEDAKTETVYNSAVYDYQPWSSAKVYMYMYLVVMIIGILALSYQLIEYRGRRRPAYERFRKLGMNKASLRSMYIIENALIIIPAGIMGLILALLTGFGIGKALEIHNGFTFYKVTLNVIIKSVLSVIIAIIVEEIAGIIANSRKNHILNKKRKKKNSQNVNIYNATGKKSKIKPSNLLITVSSRFIRKDGIFMAAGLRIFALCICAVLVFSALMIKKVYIAYKDNEQIPDIYGYLDPSDSEYEMYIYYYSYIKGYYNIPIPDGEYYSEERNALLSSEKRNRYNISFNELKSKLTKESDSLDANNHQDLIRFNMLHVNYSNKYCKRGNTNLLTGFSEEFLTELEKIGGIKSVDYSAYESERTWFWDNQDFHKMGMDTISPDNYNITRESPVTDYGYRYIYSTEYVNPTRELYNKLEKYIDKEYRNYDDFVNGKQVVVFLRNTPDGTYDDTLQAGDILNYNYYPLSVMPNIRFTNNVAYGRYTYPFDRAFYDTYNNSGKINLYSEFNGTLKGSATFNMHSEGDSEDWINGYESIFGACVSPQVAAVIKVTDDVKEDFNGIMPDYGYYTALAGMSLAQQAVDNQRSFMERITGDKMTGYLEFGLKYNQLNINYDLSSTFSATNNKVAVYFDNNELSYSSNVDAKNIYRTQLINNILQYGITIAAVIVIQLLIMAIIVRNRIERRKASYKLLHGIGMRQGTIVKMCMIEAVRESVWCIFTMPLILILELLMYMRKNLVE, encoded by the coding sequence ATGTCTGTATTTGAAATTACATTTTTAAGTGTAAGAAGGCGTATGCCGCAGATAATAAAGGCAGCATGTACGACTCTGGCAGCAGTATTTTTTGTAACAGCCGTTCTTATATTTCAGGATAATATGTATCAGTGGCAGATGTCATCGAACAAATCCAGATTCGGAGACTGGTTTTTATATGAAATCACATCAAAGGAGCCTAACCAGTCATTGAGTGAACATGCATATCTTAATGATCCTGTCAAAATAATGACCAGTGTCAGTATGTTTAATTCTGACTGGAAAAGGACGGGATATATTGTCGGAAGCTTTGATAAGGATTTCATTAATCAGGTCAGAATCAGTCTTGATGAAGGAAGACTGCCAGAAAATGATGACGAGATAGCTATGGACTGGAATACATTGTTATCACTTGGATATACTGGTGAAATAGGTGAGACTGTAACTATCAGATATTGTGAGGAAAACAGTATATATGATGAAAGTGCCAGACAGGAAAAAGAATTTATGCTTGTTGGTATATTGGCTAATTATACAAATATATGGAAGAACGGGAAGAATATACCGGGAGCTGTTGTAACGCCGGATGCTTTAGAAATATTTAACTATAAATATCGTAATGTGTATTTTTATTCTTTAAATGATTCTGTGAAAACATCAGATTATGCAACTGTTTATAAGAAGATAAAGGAAGATGCAAAAACAGAGACTGTATATAATTCGGCAGTATATGATTATCAGCCGTGGAGTTCAGCTAAAGTATACATGTATATGTATCTGGTTGTAATGATAATAGGAATTCTTGCACTTTCATATCAGCTTATTGAATACAGAGGAAGAAGACGCCCGGCTTATGAGCGTTTCAGAAAGCTTGGAATGAATAAGGCGTCACTTCGGAGTATGTATATTATTGAAAATGCCCTGATAATTATTCCAGCGGGAATAATGGGACTTATACTGGCTTTACTTACAGGCTTTGGAATAGGAAAGGCTCTTGAAATTCATAATGGCTTCACATTTTATAAGGTCACATTAAATGTAATTATAAAAAGTGTTTTGTCAGTAATTATAGCAATAATAGTTGAAGAAATAGCAGGTATTATTGCAAACAGCCGTAAAAATCACATTTTAAATAAAAAACGGAAAAAGAAAAACAGCCAGAATGTAAATATATATAACGCCACTGGTAAAAAATCAAAAATTAAGCCGTCTAATTTATTAATTACAGTAAGCTCAAGATTTATCAGAAAAGATGGAATATTTATGGCTGCCGGGCTTAGAATATTCGCATTATGCATATGTGCTGTACTTGTATTTTCAGCATTAATGATAAAGAAAGTATATATTGCGTACAAGGATAATGAGCAGATACCGGATATATATGGATATCTGGATCCTTCAGATTCAGAATATGAAATGTATATATATTACTATAGTTATATAAAGGGTTATTATAATATTCCAATACCAGATGGAGAATATTACAGTGAAGAGAGGAATGCTCTTCTGTCCAGTGAAAAAAGAAACAGATACAACATAAGCTTTAATGAATTAAAAAGTAAGCTGACAAAAGAATCTGATAGCCTTGATGCAAATAATCATCAGGATCTAATACGTTTTAATATGCTGCATGTTAATTATTCTAATAAATATTGTAAGAGAGGCAATACTAATTTACTCACAGGCTTTTCGGAAGAGTTTCTTACAGAGCTTGAAAAGATAGGTGGAATAAAGTCGGTAGATTATTCAGCATATGAATCAGAGCGTACATGGTTCTGGGATAATCAGGATTTTCATAAGATGGGAATGGATACTATTTCACCCGATAATTATAATATAACGAGAGAATCACCCGTTACGGATTATGGTTACCGTTATATATATTCCACAGAGTATGTTAATCCTACCAGAGAATTATATAACAAGCTTGAGAAGTACATTGATAAGGAATACAGGAATTATGATGATTTCGTTAATGGAAAACAGGTTGTAGTCTTTTTGAGAAATACACCAGATGGAACTTATGATGACACATTACAGGCAGGAGATATCTTGAATTATAATTATTATCCGTTGTCTGTAATGCCTAATATAAGGTTTACAAATAATGTGGCATATGGGAGATATACATATCCGTTTGACAGGGCATTTTATGATACATATAATAATTCAGGAAAGATTAACCTTTATTCAGAATTTAATGGAACGCTTAAAGGAAGTGCAACATTTAACATGCACAGTGAAGGAGATTCTGAGGATTGGATAAATGGGTATGAGTCAATATTTGGTGCGTGTGTATCACCTCAGGTTGCGGCTGTCATTAAGGTAACAGACGATGTGAAAGAAGATTTTAACGGAATCATGCCTGATTATGGATATTATACAGCACTTGCGGGAATGTCACTGGCACAGCAGGCAGTTGATAACCAGAGAAGCTTCATGGAGAGGATAACCGGTGATAAAATGACCGGTTATCTGGAATTCGGACTTAAGTATAACCAGCTGAACATTAATTATGATTTGTCATCAACATTTTCAGCAACGAATAATAAGGTGGCTGTATATTTTGATAATAATGAATTATCGTATTCTTCTAATGTCGATGCAAAGAATATATACAGAACCCAGCTTATTAACAATATTCTCCAGTATGGAATAACCATTGCCGCAGTTATAGTAATACAGCTTCTTATAATGGCAATAATTGTAAGAAACAGAATAGAAAGAAGAAAAGCAAGCTATAAGCTGCTGCATGGCATTGGAATGAGACAGGGAACAATAGTGAAAATGTGCATGATTGAGGCAGTACGGGAATCTGTATGGTGTATATTCACAATGCCACTTATACTTATACTGGAGCTTCTTATGTATATGCGAAAGAATCTGGTTGAATAA
- a CDS encoding ABC transporter ATP-binding protein, with amino-acid sequence MNEIMLRAENIERTYHAGSVDVPALKNCTLEFEQGEFTAIIGKSGSGKSTLLRILGSVDEPDTGSVIIAGKKITGMKDKELSEFRRRNIGYIYQDYSLFPEFTAYENVVMPILIDGKKPDENEVDDLLEELGISHCKNKFPSQMSGGEQQRVAIARALITHPAVILADEPTGNLDAGSAGTVAQMLSKASQKHNQTIIMVTHDRQMADYADKIITIVDGVCQ; translated from the coding sequence ATGAACGAGATTATGTTAAGAGCGGAGAATATTGAAAGAACTTATCATGCCGGAAGCGTTGATGTTCCGGCACTCAAGAACTGTACACTTGAGTTTGAACAGGGAGAATTTACTGCTATTATTGGAAAGAGTGGTTCGGGAAAATCGACTCTGTTAAGGATTCTTGGAAGTGTTGACGAGCCGGATACCGGAAGTGTTATTATTGCCGGAAAGAAGATAACAGGAATGAAGGACAAGGAATTGTCAGAGTTCAGAAGAAGAAATATCGGATATATATATCAGGATTACAGTCTTTTTCCAGAATTTACAGCATATGAAAATGTTGTTATGCCGATTCTTATAGATGGCAAGAAGCCTGATGAGAATGAGGTTGATGATTTGTTAGAGGAATTGGGAATATCGCATTGTAAGAATAAGTTTCCATCGCAGATGTCAGGCGGTGAACAGCAGAGAGTTGCAATAGCAAGGGCATTGATTACCCATCCTGCTGTTATACTTGCGGATGAACCGACTGGTAATCTTGATGCGGGAAGTGCAGGAACAGTTGCACAGATGTTATCCAAGGCAAGCCAGAAGCACAACCAGACAATAATTATGGTTACGCATGACAGACAGATGGCGGATTATGCAGATAAGATAATAACTATTGTTGATGGAGTGTGCCAGTAG
- a CDS encoding ABC transporter permease, protein MNVLKITFKSIRRRFPQIWKAALTTLVAVFFVTAVLIFQENMYQWQMSSNKSRFGDWYICEKTTKEPNKVLDENDFLEKPLKAESMVRIFDSDWNNTKLYVGSMTDDFMKQGRIRLAEGRMPEASDEITMDWNTLLKLGYEGELGQKVTINYYENDNINSDKGRLSATFTLVGILNNYTNIWQDGKNIPGAIVTEERLKEFKCTIYNIYIYPFKDSVRTQDYANVYKKIKEDVKSQTVYNAAVYDYSPWKSKTVYAYMYIVVMVIGILALSYQLIEYRNTRRKSYNMFRQMGMTKAGIRKMYITENAFILIPAGIIGILLALAAGHFTGQALEAKSGYEFYRANMEVIIKSAGSVVIAIIVEELSGIISNIHFYKKKPASKKWSGRPVTVKNNKSRMNRHNLVRTVSSRFIKKDGALMAVGIRFFALCICGVIIFSALKIQNAFTEYKNNDSLTDIFGYIDRTEDKDQLYMKYWYYLENYNNLPMKPSMYSESRESRMDKLEDTAKLRKRYNIHFDKLKELVEEGKMWDSNNAVKINNTDSIGRESAQIQISRSGYLKNPNNNIIEGFSKEFLDQLMEINGIQSVSYSAFESERTWFWDNQDYEKMQTFAFHPVNYHYNKQHIDDYGDRYMFSTEYTEPTKELYSKLEKYIDKEYVDYEAFKEGKQVVLFLRNLPEGGYDDTINAGDTLYYNYYRVDENTYDDKSNIIDPSYFLIFPYDKAYNRYLLDYNNTHDFNPDYKLMEKLEADYDACVAPQVAAVVRVTDEVMEDFNGIIPTFGYYTAIASTNMAQQAVDRQKDIMERLIGEELSDDMDFELCYNQISIKYDLASTFSATNNKIGVYFNNNNISYSSNVDIKNTYRTQLINSILQYGITIIAMIVMQLLIMAIVIRNRINRRKEKMKLLHSLGMRRGKIVSVCMLEALRESVWCVITMPLLLLMELLMFTGFVRKL, encoded by the coding sequence GTGAATGTTTTAAAGATTACTTTCAAAAGTATAAGGAGACGGTTCCCGCAGATATGGAAGGCGGCGCTTACGACACTGGTGGCGGTGTTTTTCGTGACAGCAGTTCTTATATTTCAGGAGAATATGTACCAGTGGCAGATGTCATCGAATAAGTCGAGGTTTGGAGACTGGTATATATGTGAGAAAACAACGAAAGAGCCAAACAAGGTTCTTGATGAGAATGACTTTCTGGAAAAGCCTTTAAAGGCAGAGAGTATGGTACGGATATTTGATTCAGACTGGAATAACACAAAGCTTTATGTTGGAAGCATGACGGACGATTTTATGAAGCAGGGCAGAATCAGACTGGCAGAGGGAAGGATGCCGGAGGCTTCAGATGAAATAACTATGGATTGGAATACTCTGCTTAAACTTGGCTATGAGGGGGAGCTAGGACAGAAGGTAACAATTAATTATTATGAAAATGACAATATTAATTCAGATAAAGGAAGGCTTAGTGCAACATTTACACTGGTTGGAATATTAAATAATTACACAAATATATGGCAGGATGGGAAAAATATACCAGGAGCAATTGTTACTGAGGAAAGATTAAAAGAATTCAAATGTACTATTTATAATATCTATATTTATCCATTCAAGGATTCTGTGCGGACACAGGATTATGCAAATGTATATAAAAAGATTAAGGAGGATGTAAAAAGCCAGACTGTATATAATGCTGCAGTATATGATTATTCTCCGTGGAAATCAAAAACAGTATATGCATATATGTATATAGTTGTTATGGTTATAGGAATTCTCGCATTGTCATACCAGCTTATTGAGTACAGAAATACAAGACGCAAGTCATACAATATGTTCAGACAGATGGGAATGACTAAAGCAGGTATCCGTAAAATGTATATAACAGAGAACGCATTTATACTGATTCCGGCAGGAATTATTGGTATTCTGCTTGCACTGGCAGCAGGACACTTTACAGGACAGGCACTTGAAGCCAAGTCCGGTTATGAATTCTACAGGGCGAATATGGAAGTTATTATTAAAAGTGCTGGTTCTGTTGTAATTGCAATTATAGTTGAGGAACTTAGCGGAATAATATCCAACATACATTTTTATAAAAAGAAGCCAGCTTCTAAGAAGTGGTCGGGCAGGCCTGTTACTGTGAAAAACAATAAGAGCCGCATGAACAGACATAATCTGGTAAGGACTGTAAGCTCAAGATTTATAAAAAAAGACGGAGCTTTGATGGCAGTGGGAATAAGATTTTTTGCATTATGTATATGTGGAGTAATTATATTTTCGGCTTTGAAGATTCAAAATGCATTTACAGAATATAAGAATAATGACAGCCTTACTGATATATTTGGTTATATAGATAGAACAGAGGACAAAGACCAGTTGTATATGAAGTACTGGTACTATCTTGAGAATTATAATAATCTTCCAATGAAGCCCTCGATGTATTCTGAAAGCCGTGAGAGCAGAATGGATAAACTTGAGGATACAGCAAAATTAAGAAAACGTTATAATATACATTTTGATAAGCTGAAGGAATTAGTTGAAGAAGGAAAAATGTGGGATTCCAATAATGCAGTCAAAATTAATAATACAGACAGTATAGGAAGAGAAAGTGCACAGATACAGATATCACGCAGTGGATACCTTAAGAATCCTAATAATAACATTATTGAAGGGTTTTCCAAAGAATTTCTTGACCAGTTAATGGAGATTAATGGAATACAGTCAGTTTCATATTCAGCATTTGAATCTGAGAGAACCTGGTTCTGGGATAATCAGGATTATGAGAAAATGCAGACATTTGCATTTCACCCAGTGAATTATCATTATAACAAGCAGCATATTGACGATTATGGAGACAGATATATGTTCTCAACAGAATATACTGAGCCTACAAAGGAACTGTATAGCAAACTGGAAAAATATATTGATAAAGAGTATGTTGATTATGAAGCATTTAAGGAAGGAAAACAGGTCGTATTATTCTTAAGAAATCTGCCAGAGGGTGGATATGATGACACTATTAACGCTGGAGATACACTTTATTATAATTATTACAGAGTAGATGAGAATACGTATGATGATAAGAGTAATATAATTGATCCTTCATATTTTTTAATATTCCCTTATGATAAAGCATATAACAGGTATTTATTAGATTACAACAATACACATGATTTTAATCCTGATTATAAGCTTATGGAAAAGCTCGAAGCAGATTATGATGCATGCGTTGCTCCACAGGTTGCTGCTGTTGTCAGAGTTACTGACGAGGTTATGGAGGATTTCAATGGAATAATTCCGACATTTGGTTATTATACAGCAATTGCAAGTACTAACATGGCACAGCAGGCGGTTGACAGACAGAAAGATATTATGGAGAGACTTATTGGAGAAGAGTTAAGCGATGATATGGATTTTGAACTGTGCTACAACCAGATAAGCATAAAATATGACTTAGCATCAACATTTTCAGCAACCAATAATAAGATAGGTGTGTATTTCAACAATAATAATATCTCTTATAGCAGCAATGTTGATATCAAGAATACATACAGAACACAGCTTATCAACAGTATTCTGCAGTACGGAATCACTATTATTGCAATGATAGTTATGCAGCTGTTAATTATGGCAATTGTTATCAGAAACCGTATTAACAGAAGAAAAGAGAAAATGAAGCTTCTGCACAGTCTGGGAATGAGACGTGGAAAGATTGTTTCAGTATGTATGCTTGAGGCACTCCGAGAATCAGTATGGTGCGTGATTACAATGCCGTTGTTATTGTTAATGGAACTGCTGATGTTTACAGGATTTGTCAGAAAATTATAG
- a CDS encoding response regulator transcription factor translates to MTKILILEDDDFIRQQLAGILQEKGYSVVEAASVGQFNKIYEQEEATIDVFLLDVYLPDGNGFDVCRKIREHGSQIIIFLTSCDDEDSIIKGLDCGGDDYVVKPFRVAELVSRIMANVRRISGGTDIYKDGTLTVDFRNKSVTHADKQICVSPTEFHVLEILINNKGLIVRRDTFFQKMWDRYGTFVEDNTLTVTVSRLKTKLGNREDGRAYIETIRGIGYRWKIN, encoded by the coding sequence ATGACCAAGATACTTATATTGGAAGATGATGATTTTATAAGGCAGCAGCTTGCAGGAATATTACAGGAAAAAGGATATTCAGTTGTGGAAGCGGCAAGCGTAGGACAGTTTAATAAAATATATGAACAGGAAGAAGCTACAATAGATGTATTCTTGTTAGATGTATATCTGCCTGATGGCAATGGATTTGATGTCTGCAGGAAAATAAGAGAACACGGAAGCCAGATAATAATATTTTTAACATCGTGTGATGATGAAGACAGTATTATTAAAGGACTTGACTGCGGCGGTGATGATTATGTTGTGAAGCCGTTCAGGGTTGCAGAACTTGTATCAAGAATAATGGCTAATGTTAGAAGAATATCAGGTGGCACAGACATTTATAAAGATGGAACACTTACGGTAGATTTCAGGAATAAATCAGTCACACATGCAGATAAACAGATATGCGTGTCACCGACAGAATTTCATGTGTTAGAGATACTTATAAACAACAAGGGACTTATTGTAAGAAGAGATACATTTTTCCAGAAAATGTGGGACAGATACGGAACATTTGTAGAGGATAATACGCTGACAGTTACTGTGAGCAGGCTAAAGACAAAGCTTGGAAACCGTGAGGACGGCAGAGCTTATATAGAGACGATCCGCGGAATCGGCTACCGGTGGAAGATTAATTGA
- a CDS encoding sensor histidine kinase, whose amino-acid sequence MSDTVIIEEEKDIEHIAERKVAVIRKKMMAAFCVMAGIAILIVAVTTGFYELKFRALAAGLYNIDEKSGEYLIDMMFYNRYSLSDVSKYKNVVMQCGYTENGSSYMYFRSGQWIIAVAGIIIIAVVMTACIRMIVKIGHNDIYSYVINLGAENQQLKKKQKADERFLVERNEKLQNFTENIAHQIKTPLTALSLALDRLEESGENRGLLERCFEQIERIRSFISKLMTISRMEAGKIIMTEQDINVNSMLCDVVSQLPKNDCNITVECDDEDYCINADEEWIREAFINIIQNSSELCDTVKVKAVCRDDKCIVNIKDNGSGFEEDRIPYVFDRFETTGSAAAGHAGIGLNLSRLIIEAHHGTVDVRNNEDGKGAVIRVQIPRYVLKRKAEL is encoded by the coding sequence ATGTCAGATACAGTAATAATAGAGGAAGAAAAAGATATAGAACATATTGCAGAAAGGAAAGTAGCCGTCATCAGGAAAAAGATGATGGCTGCTTTTTGTGTTATGGCAGGAATTGCCATACTTATAGTTGCTGTTACGACTGGATTTTATGAATTAAAATTCAGGGCACTGGCAGCAGGACTTTATAATATAGATGAAAAATCAGGAGAATATCTGATAGATATGATGTTTTATAACAGGTATTCGTTAAGTGATGTATCAAAGTATAAGAATGTAGTTATGCAGTGCGGGTATACAGAAAATGGTTCATCATATATGTATTTTAGAAGCGGTCAGTGGATAATTGCAGTGGCAGGGATAATTATAATTGCAGTTGTAATGACAGCATGTATAAGGATGATTGTAAAAATCGGACATAATGATATCTATTCATATGTTATTAATCTTGGTGCAGAGAACCAGCAGTTAAAGAAAAAGCAGAAAGCGGATGAAAGATTTCTTGTTGAGCGTAATGAGAAACTGCAGAATTTTACAGAGAATATTGCACATCAGATTAAGACACCGCTTACTGCATTGAGCCTTGCACTGGATAGGTTAGAGGAGAGTGGAGAAAACAGGGGGCTTCTTGAAAGATGTTTTGAACAGATTGAAAGAATCAGGTCATTTATAAGTAAGCTGATGACAATAAGCAGAATGGAAGCAGGTAAGATAATCATGACAGAGCAGGACATTAATGTGAACAGCATGCTATGTGATGTTGTGAGCCAGTTACCTAAGAACGACTGCAATATAACAGTGGAATGTGATGATGAAGATTATTGTATCAATGCCGATGAAGAATGGATAAGAGAAGCATTTATCAATATAATACAGAACAGCAGCGAGCTGTGCGATACGGTTAAAGTTAAGGCTGTATGCCGAGATGACAAATGTATAGTCAATATTAAGGATAATGGAAGCGGATTTGAGGAGGACAGGATACCGTATGTATTTGACAGGTTCGAGACAACAGGAAGTGCTGCTGCAGGACATGCAGGTATAGGACTTAACCTGTCGCGGCTTATTATTGAAGCACATCATGGAACCGTAGATGTGCGTAATAACGAGGACGGCAAAGGTGCTGTCATAAGGGTACAGATACCAAGATATGTTCTTAAGAGAAAGGCTGAATTGTAA
- a CDS encoding YibE/F family protein encodes MRKIIDTFGKYLVVALIMIAMFLFYTSVERKPLLAKDNTKFVKAVVIQNDKEDLQAVADLESGDSQEVVLRIKSGSHNGEEVKAYSLNGYLYGANCKVGTRVIANISEYNGNLSANVYNYDREPEIIALLAAFFGLMWLVGGKKGFNSVLALIFTFAVVVMMYIPMMYIGVSPFIAATLSVVIITLITFILLADFQKKSIGAMLGTIVGVVVSGLIALVFGHFGHVTGYNVDDIENLIYVGQNSKLDIGGMLFSGILIASLGAVMDVAMSVSSSLHEIKENRPDISAKEIFRAGINIGRDMIGTMSNTLILAYAGGSLGLVMIIYAYSYQMHQILNMYSVAIEIMRGISGTMGIILTVPITSLIMSVLLTDKHKEK; translated from the coding sequence TTGCGAAAGATAATAGACACATTTGGTAAATACCTTGTTGTGGCACTTATTATGATTGCGATGTTTCTATTCTACACCAGTGTAGAAAGAAAACCACTGCTTGCCAAAGACAATACTAAGTTTGTTAAAGCAGTGGTTATACAGAATGATAAAGAAGACCTTCAGGCTGTCGCTGACTTAGAAAGCGGCGACAGCCAGGAGGTTGTTTTACGTATTAAATCAGGAAGCCACAATGGAGAAGAAGTAAAAGCGTACAGTCTTAACGGATATCTGTACGGAGCTAACTGTAAGGTTGGAACAAGGGTAATAGCTAATATAAGTGAATATAATGGAAACCTCTCAGCCAATGTATATAATTATGACCGTGAACCGGAGATAATTGCGTTATTAGCAGCATTTTTCGGACTTATGTGGCTGGTTGGAGGAAAGAAAGGTTTCAATTCAGTACTTGCACTTATATTCACATTTGCAGTTGTAGTAATGATGTATATTCCGATGATGTATATAGGTGTTTCACCATTTATTGCAGCTACATTATCAGTTGTCATAATTACGCTAATAACATTTATTCTGCTGGCAGATTTTCAGAAGAAATCAATTGGTGCTATGCTTGGTACAATAGTCGGAGTAGTTGTATCAGGTCTTATAGCACTTGTTTTTGGACATTTTGGACATGTAACAGGATATAATGTTGATGATATAGAGAATCTTATATATGTAGGTCAGAATTCAAAGCTTGATATAGGCGGTATGCTGTTTTCAGGAATACTGATTGCATCGTTAGGAGCAGTAATGGATGTTGCAATGTCAGTTTCATCATCATTACATGAGATTAAAGAAAACAGACCTGACATATCAGCAAAGGAAATATTCCGTGCAGGAATTAATATTGGACGTGATATGATAGGAACAATGTCTAACACACTTATTCTTGCTTATGCAGGAGGAAGTCTGGGACTTGTCATGATAATATACGCTTATTCATACCAGATGCATCAGATTCTTAACATGTACTCTGTTGCAATCGAGATAATGCGTGGAATATCAGGAACAATGGGCATAATACTTACAGTGCCGATAACTTCATTGATAATGTCAGTTCTGCTGACAGACAAACATAAAGAAAAATGA